CTAGTTTTGATACTCCGTATAAATATATTGTATTCTCATTTGCTAATCAAATAGCTCAAAAATGGTTGTAGAGGGTTATTGTTGGAGCAAAACTAGCGAACGACAAGTACTAAAAATTCGATACAAATATTTGGAAGCCATACTTAGACAAGAAGTTGGGTTTTTTGATTCACAAGAAGCTACCACTTCAGAGATTGTGAATAGCATTTCTAAGGATACTTCTCTCATTCAAGAGGTTCTAAGTGAGAAGGTTTGTTTTACCTTCAAAATgtagtatattattattattattattattttgctaatttatTTCAAAATAATAATGTCTTGCATGCATTTTGTAAACATCTACACAAATTGATCTTTATGCATATACGTATTATTATGATCTAAATGATTATTACTCTCCTTTCTATAAAGAAGTTTGATTGTAATCCATGCTCCTTTTGGAGTGCTCTTTCTTTTTCTTAGCTTTCCTTATAAGGATTGGAGTAATAGAGTTGCTTttattaaacttttttttttcctatttatCGATTATGGTTTTGTCAATTGTGAACTATGTCACATTTTAACGAGTCATCTGGTGATAATCAATTTTAAAACCATCATTTTAAAGTATTTAACGATTTTTTTAAAATAACGATGAAGAGTATTTGAACCTATAAAATTCGTGGTCATTATAATGATCAACTTTAAATCTACCAAAATGTAATGGAATGTAAGATTTGCGCACGGTCAATTTCAAAGGCAAACGGTATCTTGATTGGCATCCAACATATATATAAATGAACCCGATTTTGATATACAGGTAACACCAGGTTACGAATCTGATAGCGCTATCTCACTTTCCATTGCATGCACGTAAATTAAAGCTTATTTTGAGGTGTACCTTCTATTTCAGGTTCCAATATTCTTGATGCACACATCATCATTCTTCTCAGGAATTGCATTTTCTGCATACTTCTCATGGAGACTATCACTTGTAGCCTTACCAACAATCATACTACTAATAATCCCAGGAATGATTTATGGCAAATACCTAATGTTTTTGTACAAGAAATCCTTCAAAGAATATAGCAAAGCAAATGTGATAATAGGAGAGGCCTTAAGCTCTATTAAAACTGTATATTCCTTCACTGCTGAAAAAACCATTCTAGAGAAGTACTCTCTTATCTTAGAAAGAACAATGAAACTCGGGATTCGACAAGGGGTTGCTAAAGGAGTCGCGATTGGAAGTACCGGGATCACATTTGCAATATGGGCTTTTCTTGCTTGGTATGGAAGTCGTTTGGTCATGTATCATGGTGAAACTGGTGGTAGAGTTTATGCAGCTGGCATTACATTTATTATGGGAGGAGTGTAAGTAGTCTTTCTTCTTGAATTCCATTCTTATGTACCGAAGAGGTCTTAGTCTAGTGATTAAGACCGAGGTCTCGTGATAATAGGTCACGCGTTTGAATCCCCTTCCCCCTATATTGCACTGGCCTTTCGCTTCATTTGACACCGAAAAAATTTCCATTGTTAATTTGTTATGTGCATATTAAGGCCCTGTTGTTTTTGGCTGAAAGGAACTGGACTGAACTGAATGCAGCTGAACAATACTGAATAGAGTTGAGCTGAACTGAAATGAACCTAAATTAAGccaaaaagaacagggcctaagtctaTAATACCAATGACCGGAATGGGAAGGAGTACTAAACTTGAACATGTGTATATACATGGCAGATCACTAGGAAGTGCACTTCCTGAGGTAAGACACTTCACAGAAGCCTCAGTAGCAGCAACAAGGATACTCAACAGGATTGATCGAACACCAAAGATTGATGGTGAGGACACTacaggtcgtgttctagacaccATTCGCGGTGAAATACAATTCGAGCATGTAAAATTCACATACCCATCTCGCCTTGATACAATAATCCTCAAAGATTTTGACCTAAAAATCGAGGCAGGGAAAACTGTGGCCCTTGTAGGAGCAAGTGGAAGTGGAAAGTCGACTGCGATTGCTCTACTTCAAAGGTTTTATGATGCTAATGAgggttttgttaagattgatgggATTGACATAAGAATGCTTAAGTTGAAATGGGTTAGGGGACAAATGGGGCTTGTTAGTCAAGATCATGCATTGTTTGGGACATCAATAAGGGAGAATATCATGTTTGGTAAGCTTGATGCAACCATGGATGAAGTTATAAGTGCTGCTCAAGCTGCTAATGCTCACAATTTTATTAGACAACTTCCTGATGGATATGAGACCAAGGTATGTATTATGTATATATCACGCGTTTGTACAGATGTCAACTAGCTTAGTTGGTAAAATCATGAGATTTGAGCCCAGTCAGCATTATAATCGCTCTTCTAGCAATATTTAGGACAGAAGAATACCAGCGGTAGGGATACTCGAACCTTAGACCTATTGTCCACTATTTTTACATGGCTCCATCTTAATCACTAGGCTAAAACCTCTTCAGTAATACCGAGTATATATCTACTTTTTATTTAATCAACAAGTCAACAACTAGAGTTTTCTTTTATAGAGTTCATAATTGTGACATATATGATGTTATAAAAATGATAGATTGGTGAAAGAGGAGCACTTATATCAGGAGGTCAAAAGCAAAGGATTGCAATAGCAAGGGCAATCATTAAGAACCCAGTGATACTCCTTCTTGATGAAGCCACAAGTGCACTTGATTCCGAATCCGAAACTCTAGTCCAAACTGCTCTTGATCAAGCATCCCTTGGAAGAACTACTTTGGTAACCTCTCTTATTTACTTGCTAGGGCCTTTAAGCCAGTTGatagactatacaaccagttataGTACAACTGGCGGTGTAGAATCTGAGCTATATATTAAATTTtccgagttttgttttaaagaatccGAATCATATCATAGAGTTTCTGAACTCAGCCATTTAaggggaaaaaaaaaatttacctaagctcaaaaaaaaattacaaatgaCCCTTTACTTTCTTTTGTATAATACTCAGTAGCTGGTCTCcagtaagacggttttacactaataatgtatCAATAAGATTGGTTTTACATTAATCTTGTGCAGGTAGTTGCACACAAGCTCTCGACGGTGAAAAATGCCGATATAATTGCAGTGATCAATGGTGGTCATATTGTAGAGATAGGATCACACAAAGACCTTATGAACCAACCAAATGGTCATTATGCAAGATTAGCTAAAATGCAAAAACAACTAAGTTGCATTGACATGGACCATAACAATACCTATGAACCAAATGCCACATCTTCTGTCCCTAGAAGTGTAGGTAGGCTAAGCACAAGGTCAAGTCCTGCGATTTTCGCTACCCCATTACCGAGTTTTGAGATGCCACAATCCTCGATTTCACATCCCCCACCTTCCTTTTTCCGACTTCTTAAACTTAACTCCCCTGAATGGAAACAAGGCTTGGTTGGTAGTCTCTCGGCCGTGGCCTTTGGAGCAATACAACCCACCTATGCATTGACAATAGGGTCTATGATCTCGGCCTTCTTTGTAACAAACCACGAGGAGATGCAGTCGCGTATCAGAAGATACGCGATTGTTTTCTCCTCGCTTTCATTTTTCTCAATAACATTAAATCTTTGTCAACATTCGAGTTTTGGGTTTATGGGAGAGCGCCTTACTAAGAGAATTCGGATTAAGATGCTTGAGAAGATTTTTAGTTTTGAGGCTGCTTGGTTCGATGAGGAGGAGAACTCTAGTGGGGCCCTATGTTCGAGGCTAAGCAACGAGGCGACAATGGTTAAGTCATTAGTAGCTGACCGTGTTTCACTCGTGGTTCAAACCATCTCAGCAGTGACTATAGCCATGGTAATGGGCTTAGTCACGGCTTGGAAACTCGCGCTTGTAATGATCGCGGTTCAGCCACTTACTATCCTATGTTTCTACACAAGAAAGGTGCTTCTTTCTAGCATAACCAATAACTTCGTCAAGGCGCAAAATCAAAGCACTCAAATAGCCGTAGAGGCGGTATATAACCATAGGATAGTTACTTCCTATGGTTGTGTAGGAAAAGTGATGGAATTGTTCGATTTAGCGCAGAATGAACCGAGAAAACAAGGGAGGAAAAAGTCTTGGTTAGCCGGGATTGGGATGGGTTCGGCTCAAGGGGTCACATTCATGTGTTGGGCATTGGATTTTTGGGTTGGTGGGAAATTAGTCGAAAAAGGCGAGATTTCAGCAGGGGATGTGTTTAAGACATTTTTCGTGTTGGTTAGTACAGGTAAGGTTATTGCAGAAGCCGGAAGTATGACTTCTGACATTGCTAAGGGATCTGCTGCTGTCGCATCTGTGTTCAAAATCTTAGACAAGCCGTCACAAATTTCAGTTTCACGTACAAAGCTAGAAACTTTGACAGGAAGGATAGAGCTAAAGAAGGTGGATTTTTCATACCCGACTAGACCCGAGAGCCTGATCCTGCGAGAATTTAGCCTAGAAGTGAAGCCGGGTTCGAGTGTAGGGCTAGTTGGGAGAAGTGGGTGTGGGAAATCAACAGTGATAGGACTAATACAAAGGTTTTATGATGTTGATAGAGGTGCAGTAAAAGTTGATGGTGTTGATATAAGAGAATTTGATGTTGTCTGGTATAGAAACCATATGGCTTTGGTTAGTCAGGATCCGGTTATTTATTCGGGTACCATTCGAGATAATGTGGTTCTTGGTAAGGTTGATGCTTCTGAGAATGAAGTTGTTGAAGCTGCCAAGGCTGCTAATGCTCATGATTTCATTTGGTAAGTGGTATACCTTTATGTCATTGACTTAGTTGGTAATGTCATGAGAACTGAGAAGTTTACTCGTTATAAATGGGGGAGTAGGATTCAAAGTTTGCGGGTGAAAACATAAATTAGAAATTTTAGGGGCCGAATTAGTAATGAAAATATAAGTGGGCTGGGCAtcggtccaaaaccggaccgaAACCGGAATCGACAAAAATCATGGACCGAAATCGGACCAGACCTGAAAATTTCCGGCCCAAGACCGGACTGGACCGTTTGGACCGGGATTTGTCATTACATGCTCACTTTTTCAAATTCTGGTCCAAAAATTCCGGCCCATTGGACCGGATCGGAccaaattttaagaaaaaaaattcaaataacaataatttcgggcattccggtccaaaccggtccCGAACCAGACCGAAAACCGGAATGTTAGAAAATGGTGgaccggaccggaatttttaatATCGGTTCCGGTCCACTAGATTCCGGACCGGTCCATTTTTTCAGTCCGGACCGGATTATTGCAGCAATAGAGTTAGCTTAGAAAAAAAATTGTAAATTCTAAAAAATTGTTCACCATTTAAAATTTAAATGGTTATTTGATAAATATAAAGGACCCTTTAATTTTAACTGTTCGGTGATCTTATGATAAGTTGATAAATTATAATAACACCGTCTGATACCGTCTTACTCTAATACAGCTCCCTTAAAGAAGGGTACGAGACGGAATGTGGCGAGCGAGGAGTACAACTATCAGGAGGTCAAAAGCAGAGATTAGCAATAGCCAGAGCAATTCTCAGGAATCCAACTATTTTATTACTTGATGAGGCAACTAGTGCTTTGGATTTGCACTCGGAGAAATTGGTTCAAGAAGCATTGGGTCGAGTCATGGTGGGACGGACTACTCTCGTAGTTGCTCACCGACTCAACACCATCAAGACTCTCGACACAATTGCCTTTGTCCAGGATGGCAAAGTCGTTGAGTGTGGCACATACACCCAACTGAAGCACAACCGTGGCGCTTTCTTCAACCTTGCTAGTCTTCAGAACCTTACTTAATATAGTAGTTTAATATCGAGATCGATGTATAGTACCAAGTATCTATATATTAAAGAATTTTCGAGTACTTGTGTTTCCGGTAGGTTTGTGCAGCAGCCTTCGCCAACAGACGGTTTGTGGCTGAAATTAAAATTACATCAATAACTGCATTGAAGTGAATCAGGTGATTACTAATTCACAAAATGAAAGGTGTAGACGGTTTAATGATCGActgaaaaataaaaattatatattttatataacgaataCAACTATATAAGTCCTTATATATAACAATAATATAGAGAAACTTGAACATAATTTTGATTTCTGCAGCAGAACTTTAGTCATCTTCATTAGAGTCGGACCCGTCAACTGGTGGACCTTCTCCTCTCAGTTGTGCCAGGATCTACAAAGAAAGGCACCAAAGATTAGCGACGGAAGGAAATCGGGTAAGGATAGACCGTTGCCTTGACAGGAAACTCAACAATTTCTAAATTTTCATTGAAAATCATATATATAAAATCCGAGAGTAATTATCGCCTCTAGGAATTTCTAAATTGTCTTTTCTGCTATGTTACTTCGACATTTCAATTTGGCTGAATGTCGGTCTCTGAGAGTCAGACCTTCTGACACTTCTATGCATCAGTTAGTCCAAAAAACATGATTTTTTTCGTAAAATAGCCGACACTATTTGGCATGTGCAGCCGTATCAGAGTAACATAGGTTTTCTATGAAAATAACAGTTGAATGATATTTCACACTTTTCTGCTATGAAAATACTGAAAATAACAGTTGAATGATATTTCACAAAAGACGCGAAATAAACCTCAATGTAAGGTTCAAGGCGTGACTTCATAGCAAAGTGCTCGGACCTGACCTTTCCCAGAGCAGCACCCAATCTGTCATAATTAGTGCATTCCTCAGAATAATCATCACTAAAACACAGACTATTCCAACTGATTGTAACGAGAAAATTAAGTCGAGAATTGTTTCACACAACATAAGACGCACATACAGTTTAATAGGTTTCGACAGTTATTTTGCCTTATACCAGATCTCAAAGTCCGAGGACAGTGAGTACATTGTTATGCAACGACAAGAACAACATAATCTCGGTGCCTCAGTGAGTCCCCAAATTTCGGGGTAGTCAGTAAGCAATCGACTCACCTATTAATATCTGTGTTATGCCTATGGAAGTCAGCCAGCATCTCATCTACAGCAGCAGTAAGCTTTGCAGTACCGACGCTGCATATAACAAAGTCAAATAATCTTTTTgcatcattgtccatttttttTCCCTACTTTTTTTTCGacattttggttcatttttgctCTTACCTAGCACTAGCTCCTTTCAGTTTTAGCATCAAACGCTCGAATTCAGCAAGATTGAGAAGATTATTATCCCTGAAATAAAAATCAAATGAACACATATATATATCAGTTAAATAAAGAGCTTAATTCTCCGTCTACATCAATCAATTAGCCTCGTTTGCATTTTTGTGTAGATCGTTCTAGAAAATTGGGCTAATTGAGTGAATCAAATGGAGTACCATTCTGTGTTACTGGTAATTTTTCGCATAAGAAATAGAAAAATCATTAGCAGAAAATATATTGAATTACAGAATCCCCTGCAGTTTCTGAATGTAGTCTGCAGCAGAAGGAATGTACTTGGACATTATACTTTCGACAAAATCTGGTTGGTGTTCTTCTAAATCCTCTAGTACAAGAAATCTATCATCCAGAAATCCCTGCATGTAATAATTCATCAGTGACATACTGACATTAATGCATTAAACAGACCACAATACTGGTTTTTACTGTTAGATTCTGTAAATCAAGCAAAAAATTTAAAGGATTAATAAATGTCAATTTAGCATAAACATTTTACTCTTAACTCTATACCATGCAAATTGCACAAGTAAATCATGTGACATTAACAAAACCATAGTTTTAATGTCGATAGGTTATAAACCCATGTCACGAGTACCACCGTCTAATGACTTTACCAGTTAAGCAAATTGATAGGACACATAACGACATAATATGAAATTGGACAGTAGATAGGCCAAGAATGAACCTCATTGAACATTTGTTCTCGCCTCCTTACAAGCTCGCTGTGCAACTCGTATCTGTTCATAGTTACGACAGAGAGGaagcaagagagaaaaagaggagGATGTTTGAGGGCTTGAGTGTTCAATGTCTCAATGATGGTTCGGACCTGGCTATAGACTGGGTTTATAAAGCTAGACAAAGGGTACATAGGATCTCACCTGGGGAATTAATTGGTAGACTTTTCATAGATTTTGGTAATAAAGACATCTTGGAAGAAAATGAATCAGTTTTGATGCGATACGAAACTGATATCAGTGTTATTAAGGTAATCTGTGGGTATCTGGTAAGCATTAGTAAAAAATCAATGCTGGTATTTTCATTCACACCCAAAGATCTTTGGTGTTACTTGCAATTAATGGAATTCTGGACACCACTGATAAATGCAGGGAA
This sequence is a window from Silene latifolia isolate original U9 population chromosome 8, ASM4854445v1, whole genome shotgun sequence. Protein-coding genes within it:
- the LOC141595849 gene encoding putative ABC transporter B family member 8 — translated: MEENHKKEIFQNKDNKSIAKIFRYADKIDVLLMFSGTIGAIGDGMSTNCLLVFASKLMNSLGFGQNQMSNASTYMSDVEKCSLYFVYLGLAVMVIAFMEGYCWSKTSERQVLKIRYKYLEAILRQEVGFFDSQEATTSEIVNSISKDTSLIQEVLSEKVPIFLMHTSSFFSGIAFSAYFSWRLSLVALPTIILLIIPGMIYGKYLMFLYKKSFKEYSKANVIIGEALSSIKTVYSFTAEKTILEKYSLILERTMKLGIRQGVAKGVAIGSTGITFAIWAFLAWYGSRLVMYHGETGGRVYAAGITFIMGGVSLGSALPEVRHFTEASVAATRILNRIDRTPKIDGEDTTGRVLDTIRGEIQFEHVKFTYPSRLDTIILKDFDLKIEAGKTVALVGASGSGKSTAIALLQRFYDANEGFVKIDGIDIRMLKLKWVRGQMGLVSQDHALFGTSIRENIMFGKLDATMDEVISAAQAANAHNFIRQLPDGYETKIGERGALISGGQKQRIAIARAIIKNPVILLLDEATSALDSESETLVQTALDQASLGRTTLVVAHKLSTVKNADIIAVINGGHIVEIGSHKDLMNQPNGHYARLAKMQKQLSCIDMDHNNTYEPNATSSVPRSVGRLSTRSSPAIFATPLPSFEMPQSSISHPPPSFFRLLKLNSPEWKQGLVGSLSAVAFGAIQPTYALTIGSMISAFFVTNHEEMQSRIRRYAIVFSSLSFFSITLNLCQHSSFGFMGERLTKRIRIKMLEKIFSFEAAWFDEEENSSGALCSRLSNEATMVKSLVADRVSLVVQTISAVTIAMVMGLVTAWKLALVMIAVQPLTILCFYTRKVLLSSITNNFVKAQNQSTQIAVEAVYNHRIVTSYGCVGKVMELFDLAQNEPRKQGRKKSWLAGIGMGSAQGVTFMCWALDFWVGGKLVEKGEISAGDVFKTFFVLVSTGKVIAEAGSMTSDIAKGSAAVASVFKILDKPSQISVSRTKLETLTGRIELKKVDFSYPTRPESLILREFSLEVKPGSSVGLVGRSGCGKSTVIGLIQRFYDVDRGAVKVDGVDIREFDVVWYRNHMALVSQDPVIYSGTIRDNVVLGKVDASENEVVEAAKAANAHDFICSLKEGYETECGERGVQLSGGQKQRLAIARAILRNPTILLLDEATSALDLHSEKLVQEALGRVMVGRTTLVVAHRLNTIKTLDTIAFVQDGKVVECGTYTQLKHNRGAFFNLASLQNLT
- the LOC141597270 gene encoding pseudo histidine-containing phosphotransfer protein 2-like isoform X2 produces the protein MVKSFMMHKGFLDDRFLVLEDLEEHQPDFVESIMSKYIPSAADYIQKLQGILDNNLLNLAEFERLMLKLKGASASVGTAKLTAAVDEMLADFHRHNTDINRLGAALGKVRSEHFAMKSRLEPYIEILAQLRGEGPPVDGSDSNEDD
- the LOC141597270 gene encoding pseudo histidine-containing phosphotransfer protein 2-like isoform X1 encodes the protein MYPLSSFINPVYSQVRTIIETLNTQALKHPPLFLSCFLSVVTMNRYELHSELVRRREQMFNEGFLDDRFLVLEDLEEHQPDFVESIMSKYIPSAADYIQKLQGILDNNLLNLAEFERLMLKLKGASASVGTAKLTAAVDEMLADFHRHNTDINRLGAALGKVRSEHFAMKSRLEPYIEILAQLRGEGPPVDGSDSNEDD